The genomic window TTTCCGGAACAGATGCTTCCCATTTTTCAGTCTCGCAACCAGGCTCTTCTACCTTAGCTGCAGGAGCTTCGGCTGTTTTTACTCTAACTTTTAAGCCTACGACAACAGGTAACAAAACAGCGATCATCAAAATTGAATCTAGTGATGCAGCAGTGGCTTCTTTCCAGTTTAACTTAACAGGGATAGCAGAAACAGCAAGACCTAGGTTGGCAGTATCTGTAGGTGCTACGGATATTACATTTAATGGTAGTTACGCAATGGGTTCAGTAGAAATTGATTCCGCCGGAACTCCTGTCACCTTTACAGTAAAAAATACAGGTAGTGCTGTAGCAAATTTAGATGGGCCACCTGCGGTGACTTCTTCCAATGCAAATTTGATTTTAAACCTATCAGGGTTCCCAACATCGATTGCTGCCAATGCCTCTGCGACTTTTACGATCCAATTCTCACCAACTGGAGGTACAGGAAGCAAAGTTTCGAATATTACAATTTCCTATGATACTGTAAGAGTATTTCTATTTTCAGTAAATGGAACCGCGACTCCAAAACCTGTGCCGACGATTGCCATTTCTCATAATTCCAGTAGTTTTACTTTGGGTGGTTCTATCCCCACTTTTGGTGTGGTTTGGCCAACTTTAACTTCGAGCACAAAAACAGTAACAATCAATAACACTGGGACTGCTACGATGACTGGCATCACGCTTTCAAAACCAAGTGGTCATACTAATGACTTCACTATCAGTGCTTTTAGTGCGGGTTCAACTCTAGCGGCAGGCGCATCTGGTACATTTACTATTCAGTTCACTCCTGGTGCGACTGCAACGGGTGCTAGAGCAGCCGTTGTTCGTGTCGCGACAACTAATGGCAACAATGGTTCAGCCACCAGTGCTGACTTAAACGTTTCCGGCACTGGAAAAACAGGAGCAGATGTATTAGTCAGCTGGACGGGAACCAATGAAAAAGCTGTCAATGCTACCGATGGTGGTTATAAAGTTTGTTATAGCCAAACTACTGGATTTACAGCAGTTCATAATGGAACTAGTGTTTTTTGTTCCGATGTGCCGAATACGGGAGGGACAACGCCAGTTTCAAAGGTAATCTCAGTTCCTACGTTTGGGAGTTGGTATTTCAAAGTTTATTCTTATGGAAAATACAATACAGCAGGGGGATCACCTTCCTCACAAGTTTCAGTAACGGTTCCGAGTATTTAGGATAGGGATGAATCATATGAATTTTAACAAAAAATCGATCACAAAAATTTTAACAGTAGCAACTATGTTAGTTGTTACAAACATTTTAATATCCGAACCAGTTTGGAATATAGAGCAAACCAATTTAGATACAGATGCATTTCGCGCTAAATCAAAAGCAGGCAAACAACTTCCGTATCTTCCTGGCGAAGTTGTGATCACTTTCAAAAAACAAG from Leptospira brenneri includes these protein-coding regions:
- a CDS encoding choice-of-anchor D domain-containing protein, which encodes MRRLPMNQKLNLLIFLTFTSLFTIGCPGGGGGGGGLGLIGLLGGGGGGDVPAPKLEIQYDGVSRESGSTLDLGSEPINTAAGKTGTVTIKNTGNVAITLPGSPNIVALSGTDASHFSVSQPGSSTLAAGASAVFTLTFKPTTTGNKTAIIKIESSDAAVASFQFNLTGIAETARPRLAVSVGATDITFNGSYAMGSVEIDSAGTPVTFTVKNTGSAVANLDGPPAVTSSNANLILNLSGFPTSIAANASATFTIQFSPTGGTGSKVSNITISYDTVRVFLFSVNGTATPKPVPTIAISHNSSSFTLGGSIPTFGVVWPTLTSSTKTVTINNTGTATMTGITLSKPSGHTNDFTISAFSAGSTLAAGASGTFTIQFTPGATATGARAAVVRVATTNGNNGSATSADLNVSGTGKTGADVLVSWTGTNEKAVNATDGGYKVCYSQTTGFTAVHNGTSVFCSDVPNTGGTTPVSKVISVPTFGSWYFKVYSYGKYNTAGGSPSSQVSVTVPSI